In a single window of the Micrococcaceae bacterium Sec5.7 genome:
- a CDS encoding PadR family transcriptional regulator: protein MSIRHSLLALLQDQPRYGYQLRVEFEDRTGSTWPLNIGQVYTTLDRLERDGLVRNDGGDGEGHVVYSITAAGKAEVQGWFTTPVERSNPPRNELAIKLALAVTLPGVDVESIIQAQRVASIRALQDYTRSRRDTAVNQRTADTAWLLVLDSLIFQTEAEVRWLDLCEARMVQLAQTAGTRSAIRKPSNGVTVEDASPLIADTRR, encoded by the coding sequence ATGTCCATCCGCCACAGCCTTCTCGCCCTGCTGCAGGACCAGCCGCGTTACGGTTACCAGCTCAGGGTCGAGTTCGAGGACCGTACCGGTTCCACCTGGCCCCTGAACATCGGGCAGGTCTACACCACCCTGGACCGGCTGGAACGTGACGGTCTGGTCAGGAACGACGGCGGCGACGGCGAGGGCCACGTGGTCTACAGCATCACCGCGGCCGGGAAGGCCGAGGTCCAGGGCTGGTTCACCACGCCCGTTGAGCGCAGCAACCCGCCACGCAACGAGCTCGCCATCAAACTCGCGCTCGCCGTCACGCTGCCCGGTGTGGACGTGGAATCCATCATCCAGGCCCAGCGCGTGGCCTCCATCCGGGCCCTGCAGGATTACACCAGGTCCCGGCGGGATACGGCAGTGAACCAGCGCACCGCGGATACCGCCTGGCTGCTGGTGCTGGACTCGCTCATCTTCCAGACCGAGGCGGAAGTCCGGTGGCTCGATCTCTGCGAGGCCCGGATGGTGCAGCTGGCACAGACTGCCGGCACCAGGAGCGCAATACGTAAACCGTCCAACGGGGTCACTGTGGAGGATGCCTCCCCGCTCATAGCGGACACGCGCCGATGA
- the cynS gene encoding cyanase, which produces MLHSQASQAPRQELTAAVIDAKTRANLSWQDLADDTGLSVAFVTAALLGQHPLPALAAATVTEKLGLGDDAALLLQTIPVRGSIPGGVPTDPTVYRFYEMLQVYGSTLKALVHEQFGDGIISAINFKLDIKKVEDPDGGSRAVITLDGKYLPTVPF; this is translated from the coding sequence ATGTTGCACTCGCAAGCCTCCCAGGCCCCGCGGCAGGAACTCACCGCCGCCGTCATCGACGCTAAGACCCGCGCGAACCTGTCCTGGCAGGACCTCGCCGACGACACCGGGTTGAGTGTCGCCTTTGTCACCGCCGCTCTGCTCGGCCAGCACCCCTTGCCCGCTCTGGCAGCCGCCACCGTCACTGAGAAGCTGGGTCTCGGCGACGACGCGGCGCTGCTCCTGCAGACCATCCCCGTCCGCGGCAGCATCCCGGGCGGCGTGCCGACCGACCCCACCGTGTACCGCTTCTACGAAATGCTTCAGGTCTACGGTTCCACCCTCAAGGCTTTGGTCCATGAGCAGTTCGGCGACGGCATCATCAGCGCGATCAACTTCAAGCTGGATATCAAGAAGGTCGAGGACCCGGACGGCGGGTCGCGCGCGGTGATCACCCTCGACGGCAAGTACCTGCCGACCGTGCCGTTCTAA
- a CDS encoding IS1182 family transposase, producing the protein MDTGSSAQDGLFDESLVGRVEQPADVPMDANGGARKRFKAFVPDAVMLVPPSLEEWLPQGHLARFIGELVDGELDLTRFYASYAKAKGQPPYDPRLMLRIVLYGYCVGVRSSRELEKACTDVVAFRWLAAQQAPDFRSIGRFRERHLAALANVFLQALELCRAAGMVSLGHVALDGTKVRANASRHKAMSYARLTAKQKVLADEISDLMAEAKTVDAAEDARFGPGKRGDELPVELANRARRAAAMATARESLEAEAADKARREAEAKARDRGDDDEDVSGKGEAAASAAEPKPTAQRNFTDPDARIMKTADGSYHYCYNGQTVVDKDHQVIVASELNNTAVDVQQLVPMVQNAQETLKAMPGKWSADAGYCSAANLEHVKDLEASGTTEFFISTRRMKHGRPVPESPRGRIPANATPAERMARKLKTKKGRTVYARRKAIVEPVFGQIHTRQGKHVLLRGLEKAAGEWKLMAGCHNLLKLFSYRTGPA; encoded by the coding sequence ATGGATACCGGTTCTTCCGCGCAGGATGGTTTGTTTGACGAGTCTCTGGTGGGGCGGGTCGAGCAGCCCGCCGATGTGCCGATGGATGCCAATGGTGGGGCCAGGAAGCGCTTCAAGGCGTTCGTGCCGGATGCGGTGATGCTGGTCCCGCCGTCGCTGGAGGAGTGGTTGCCCCAGGGGCATCTGGCCCGGTTCATTGGTGAGCTTGTTGACGGGGAACTGGATCTGACCCGGTTCTATGCCTCCTATGCCAAGGCGAAAGGCCAGCCGCCGTATGATCCGCGGTTGATGCTGCGGATCGTGCTCTACGGATACTGCGTCGGGGTGCGGTCCTCGCGGGAACTGGAAAAGGCGTGCACGGACGTCGTCGCGTTCCGCTGGCTGGCCGCCCAGCAGGCCCCGGATTTCCGGTCCATCGGACGCTTCCGCGAACGCCACCTCGCCGCGTTGGCCAACGTGTTCCTCCAGGCGCTGGAACTCTGCCGGGCCGCGGGCATGGTCTCGTTGGGCCACGTCGCACTGGACGGGACGAAGGTCCGGGCCAACGCCTCGCGGCACAAGGCCATGAGCTATGCCCGGCTGACCGCGAAGCAGAAGGTGTTGGCCGATGAGATCAGTGACCTGATGGCGGAGGCCAAGACCGTGGACGCGGCCGAAGATGCCCGCTTCGGGCCGGGCAAACGCGGTGATGAACTGCCCGTCGAACTGGCCAACCGGGCCCGGCGCGCCGCCGCGATGGCCACCGCCCGGGAATCCCTCGAAGCCGAAGCCGCGGACAAGGCCCGCCGCGAGGCCGAGGCGAAGGCCCGGGACCGTGGGGATGATGACGAGGATGTCTCCGGCAAGGGCGAAGCGGCCGCGTCGGCGGCGGAACCGAAGCCCACGGCGCAACGCAACTTCACCGACCCTGACGCCCGGATCATGAAGACCGCGGACGGTTCCTACCACTACTGCTACAACGGGCAGACCGTCGTTGATAAAGATCACCAGGTCATCGTGGCCAGCGAGTTGAACAACACCGCGGTGGACGTGCAGCAACTGGTCCCGATGGTTCAGAACGCCCAAGAGACCCTGAAGGCCATGCCCGGGAAGTGGAGCGCCGACGCCGGGTATTGCTCGGCGGCGAACCTGGAACACGTCAAAGACCTTGAAGCCAGTGGAACCACGGAGTTCTTCATCTCCACCAGGCGGATGAAACACGGACGCCCGGTCCCCGAATCACCCAGGGGCAGGATCCCGGCAAACGCCACCCCGGCCGAGCGAATGGCCCGGAAACTGAAAACGAAGAAGGGCCGGACGGTCTACGCCCGGCGCAAAGCCATCGTGGAACCGGTCTTCGGACAGATACACACCCGGCAAGGCAAACACGTTCTGTTGCGCGGGCTGGAGAAGGCTGCCGGGGAGTGGAAGCTGATGGCCGGCTGCCACAACCTGCTCAAACTCTTCAGTTACCGCACCGGCCCCGCCTGA
- a CDS encoding carbonic anhydrase, producing the protein MQDIIAGVLKFQRDVVPGRAELFQRLATTQHPGALFVTCSDARVIPELMTQREPGDLFVIRNAGDMVPSYAPGPDGESASVEYAVAVLALTDIVICGHSDCGAMTAISTDKCLDDVPAVAGWLHHADAAKAVNAAGTYSSPGEKLRALIQQNVISQLANISTHPSVALALKQGRLKLHGWVHDIETGGVEALDPATGRFVPLIDNPCPTPTPARLGQSV; encoded by the coding sequence ATGCAGGACATCATCGCGGGCGTCCTCAAGTTTCAGCGGGATGTGGTTCCGGGGCGTGCCGAGCTCTTTCAGAGGCTCGCTACCACTCAGCATCCGGGGGCACTGTTCGTGACCTGCTCGGATGCGCGCGTGATTCCGGAACTGATGACCCAACGCGAACCCGGCGATTTGTTCGTCATCCGCAACGCGGGCGATATGGTGCCGTCCTATGCCCCGGGGCCCGACGGCGAGTCCGCGAGCGTCGAGTACGCGGTTGCGGTGCTCGCGCTCACCGATATCGTGATCTGCGGCCACTCCGACTGCGGAGCGATGACAGCCATCTCCACGGATAAGTGCCTTGATGATGTTCCGGCCGTCGCTGGCTGGCTCCATCACGCCGACGCGGCCAAAGCGGTGAACGCCGCCGGAACATATAGCTCCCCCGGCGAAAAGCTGCGGGCGCTGATCCAACAGAACGTCATCTCCCAGCTGGCCAATATCTCCACCCACCCGTCAGTGGCGCTGGCGCTCAAGCAAGGTCGGCTGAAGCTGCACGGCTGGGTCCACGACATAGAAACCGGCGGAGTCGAGGCGCTCGACCCCGCCACCGGACGGTTTGTACCGCTCATCGACAACCCGTGCCCCACTCCCACCCCCGCCCGTCTCGGACAGTCCGTCTGA
- the cynR gene encoding transcriptional regulator CynR, with amino-acid sequence MLLRHARYLLAVAEHQNFTRAAEALHVSQPTLSQQIKQLENSLHAQLLDRSGRTVRLTDAGEIYLGYARRALLDFSAGERAIHDVKDLSRGSLRLAMTPTFTAYLIGPLVRRFNSRYPGITLSIQEMTQDRIESELAEDRLDIGIAFAESVSSPIEAQPLFPETLSLVVGPSHPRVGQQAPLTVQELGHQSLALLSREFATRHHIDRYFHEHGIAPRIVIEANSVNAIVEIVRHGPFATVLPDAIAREQENLYPISMTQPLPRRTVALLRRAGAYQSAASHAFATLASEG; translated from the coding sequence ATGCTTCTACGTCATGCCCGCTACCTGCTCGCGGTCGCCGAACACCAGAACTTCACCCGGGCGGCCGAGGCGCTACACGTCTCGCAGCCGACCCTTTCGCAGCAAATCAAACAACTGGAAAATTCGCTGCACGCACAGCTGCTGGACCGTAGCGGCCGGACAGTGCGTCTGACCGACGCCGGCGAGATCTATCTGGGCTATGCGCGCCGGGCGCTGCTGGACTTCAGCGCCGGCGAACGTGCCATCCACGATGTGAAGGACCTCAGCCGGGGCTCGCTCCGGCTCGCGATGACCCCGACATTCACGGCCTACCTGATCGGCCCGCTAGTGCGGCGGTTCAACTCCCGCTATCCCGGGATAACCCTGAGCATCCAGGAAATGACCCAGGACCGGATCGAGTCAGAGCTGGCTGAGGACCGTCTCGACATTGGCATCGCGTTCGCCGAGTCAGTGTCGTCTCCGATCGAGGCGCAGCCGTTGTTTCCCGAAACCCTCAGCCTGGTCGTCGGTCCATCGCACCCGCGCGTCGGGCAGCAGGCACCGTTGACGGTGCAGGAATTGGGGCACCAGTCGCTTGCGCTGCTGAGCAGGGAATTCGCTACTCGCCACCATATCGACCGATACTTCCACGAGCACGGGATAGCGCCCCGGATCGTCATCGAAGCCAACTCGGTCAATGCGATCGTAGAAATCGTGCGCCACGGCCCGTTTGCCACCGTGCTGCCCGACGCCATCGCCCGCGAACAGGAAAACCTCTATCCGATCAGCATGACCCAGCCGCTACCACGCCGCACCGTAGCCCTGCTTCGAAGGGCAGGCGCCTATCAGAGCGCCGCCAGCCATGCCTTTGCCACCCTGGCCTCGGAGGGGTAA
- a CDS encoding ABC transporter ATP-binding protein: MSAHGPHQVLELARVCRTFGEGATAVAALRDVDLTVSAGEFVAVMGPSGSGKSSLLALAGGLDRPTSGGVFVESTPLAGLGLNGLARLRRRAVGYVFQDFNLVPTLTAAENVALPLELDGIQARKAHRQALDSLRQVGIPELADRYMDQMSGGQQQRVAIARAIVGERRLILADEPTGALDSTTGQGVMEVLRARADAGAAVMLVTHEARHAAWADRVVFIRDGRIVDQAAAMHDPAMLLASAGP, from the coding sequence ATGAGCGCCCACGGGCCCCATCAGGTCCTGGAACTCGCTAGGGTCTGCAGGACGTTCGGTGAAGGGGCGACGGCGGTCGCCGCACTCCGCGACGTGGATCTCACCGTCAGCGCCGGCGAGTTTGTTGCCGTGATGGGGCCGTCGGGTTCGGGTAAGTCCTCGCTGCTGGCGCTGGCCGGCGGGCTGGACCGGCCGACGTCGGGTGGTGTCTTTGTGGAGTCCACTCCCCTTGCGGGGCTGGGACTGAACGGGCTCGCGCGGCTGCGCCGCCGCGCCGTCGGCTACGTCTTCCAGGACTTCAACCTGGTCCCCACCCTGACTGCGGCGGAAAACGTGGCCCTGCCCCTGGAGCTGGACGGGATCCAGGCCAGGAAAGCGCACCGGCAGGCACTCGATTCGCTGCGGCAGGTTGGGATTCCCGAGCTCGCGGACCGCTATATGGACCAGATGTCCGGGGGGCAGCAGCAGCGTGTGGCCATTGCCCGCGCCATCGTGGGGGAGCGGCGGCTGATTCTGGCCGATGAGCCCACCGGCGCCCTTGACTCGACCACGGGCCAGGGCGTGATGGAGGTGCTGCGGGCCCGGGCTGATGCCGGCGCAGCCGTGATGCTGGTGACCCATGAGGCCCGCCATGCCGCGTGGGCGGACCGTGTGGTGTTCATCCGGGACGGCCGGATTGTGGACCAGGCCGCTGCCATGCACGATCCCGCCATGTTACTGGCCTCGGCCGGCCCCTGA